The nucleotide sequence CGCAGCGGACGGGGGCGCCAGGCCTGGGCCACGTCGAAGGTCATGGCGTCGGGCAGGCCCAGCAGGTCCAGGAAGCCCACGTTGGACAGCAGCGGGTCCTCCCCGCTGTCCGCACCGCCGGCGCCGAGCCGGTAGGGGGCCAGCCGTCGGGCCAGCGCCTCGACCTGGGCGACGCTCATCGCGTCGGGATCGGCGAAGCGCTCCACCCCGGCAGCGCTGCGGGCGCCGACACCCTCCGCGGTGACCACCAGGCGCAGGCCGCGGCGCGAGGCGAGCGTGCCCAGGCAGGCGGAGAGGTCGAGCAGGGTGACCGCGGCCAGACCCTCCTCCAGCAGGACGTGCTCGGTGCCGGTGACGTCGCCACCGTCCACCACCACCACCAGCTGCGGCTGGTCGGGCACGGGCGCGGCGTTGCGGCTGAAGCGGCCGCGGTCGGCCAGCACCTCCTGCAGCGACTCCTCCAGCTCGGCCAGCGAGGAGAACAGCATCCGCTCCGACCCCAGCGCGTCGGTGCGGTGCGGGTTCTGGGCGTGCGGGAGCCACTTCACCCACTCCCACTCGGCGCGCTGGACCCGGCCGGCGACCACGGCCACCAGCACGTCCTCCGGCGAGTGGAAGGTGACCAGCTGAGCCAGCATCGCCCGGGTCAGCGCCCGCGCGGCGTCCTCGTCGCCGCCCACCTCCACGGCGGCGAAGCCGCCCACCGAGATGGCGATGGGCAGCTCGCTGACCACCGAGTGCGCCCGCACGAAGCGGCGCAGCGCCACCGTGGCGATCGGCTCGAGCTCCTCCACCGGCCCGGTCTGCGGCGGCACCAGCTGGGTGGCCAGCCGCTGGTGGCCGCGGCCCACTCGCACGTGGCAGAAGTCGGCGTCACTGGTGCGGCGCTCCCACATCCGCCGGGTGCGCACCATCGAGGACAGCGCCTCGGGATCGGGGTGCACCCACTCCAGGCCGGCACGCTGGTCGTTGCCGGCCTGGCGCGCTCGGCCCCGCATCTGGCCCAGGTAGCGCAGGTAGTCCTTGCGGTCCTCGTTCATCTCGGCCTTGCGCTGGCCCCCGCTGCGCCCACCGCCGCCGGCGAACATTCCCACCATGGACATCAGCATCATCATCGGGAACAGCAGCGACGCCGGGTTCAGACCTCCACCGGAGGTGATCAGCAGGGCGACCATGCCCACCACGGCCACCACCATGACCACCGGCATGAGCTTCATCAGCAGCCCACCGGGGACGAGGCGAGGCACCTCCGGCGGCGGCTCCAGGTGCACCTCGCCGCCCGGGGTCCGGGGAGCGCTCATCCGTGCCGTGCGGCGAAACTGGATGGTGCTCACCGTCGCAACTCCCCCCAGGTGGCGTTCGGGCCAATTCGTGACGAACCCCGCCGAGCACCGCCAGTCGCAGCCATAATAGGGCCGCGCAGGGTCCCCGCGAGCCGTATCGTCACAACGAGTCGTCCACTGTGCACGCTCCGTTTGCACTCGGGGACAACTGACTCGAGCGAGAGCCGATCTCGACGACGCACCGGACGGGGCCGCCGCGGGCGCGGACCAGGACGAGGAGACCCACCAGTGACGGCAGTGGCACCAGCACCCGGGAGCACCGTCTCCCCCACCCCGCCGGGCGCGCCCGCAGCCACGGGGGCGGCGTACACCCGCACCACCGTGCTGGCCCCGCGCACCCGGATCGACGTGGCGCTGCCCTCCGACGTCGCGGTGGCCGACCTGTTGCCCATGCTGCTGGACATGGGCCGTGCCACCACCGCCGACGGCGGCGCCCCGCACGGCGGCTGGTGCCTGGCCCGCGTGGCGCAGGGCCCGCTGGACGCCACCCGCACGCTGGCCGCCCAGGGCGTGCTCGACGGTGAGCTGCTGCAGCTGCGCAAGCGCTCGGAGTCACCGCCGCCGCCTCTCTACGACGACGTGATCGACGCGGTGGCGCTGAGCGCGCCGGACGGCTACCGGCCGTGGACCGCCCAGACCGCTCGCGCCCTGGGCGCGGGAACCACGCTGCTGGCCCTGCTGGCCGCCACCGTGGCGCTGTACCTCGCCGGTCCGGGCACCGGCGAGGCGATCGCGGCCGCTGGTGCCGCTGCGGTCCTCGTGGCGGTGGCCGCCGTGGTGGCCCGGGTATACCGGGACCGCCGGAGCGCGGTGGTGATCGGAGTGGGGGCGCTGCCGCTGGGCGCCCTGGCCGGGCTGTTCGCGGTGCCCGGCGAGCTGGGCCGCCCACACCTGCTGCTGGCCTGCGTGGTGGCGGCCGTGCTGGCCACCGCCGCGCTGGCGCTGACCGCCACCGGGGTCACCCCCTTCGTGGCCGTCGTCGTCGCGGGCCTGCTGGGGGCCGGGGCCAGCGTGGTCGCCGTGCTGGTGGCCCACCCGCAGTGGGGCATCGGCGCCGGGATGGCCGCCGCTGCGCTGGTCGGTCTGTCCGTGGCGCCACGGCTGACCATCCACCTGGCTCGCCTGCCGCTGCCCTCGGTGCCGATCTCGGCCCAGGAGCTCAACCAGGACGACGACACCGAGTTCCCCGACGGTGCCAGCATCGAGCGCCAGGCCGCGCTGGGCCACCAGTACCTGTCCGGCCTGGTCATCGGGCTCGGCGTCACCGCCGGCGCCGGGGCGCTGCTGGCCGCCGAGCAGGGCCGGTTCGGGGTGGCCTTCGCCATCGTCGTGGCCGCCGTGCTGATGCTGCGGGCCCGCACCTACGCCAACGGCACGCAGGCGGTGTCCCTGCTGCTGGCCGGCACCGCCACCAGTGCCGGGCTCGTCGTCGGGTGGCTGTGCACCGGCGAGCAGCGGACCCTCGGGACATGGGTCTTCGCCACCTGCCTGCTGCTGGCCGCCGCCGCGCTGGTGCTCGGCGTGGTGTTCCCCCGCCAGCGGTTCTCCCCGGTGCTGCGGCGCACGGTCGAGCTGGTCGAGGCGGTGCTCATCGCGGTGGTGCTGCCGCTGGCCCTGGCGGTGATGGACCTCTACTCCACGATGCGGCACCTGTGACGCGACGTGCGCGCCGCTGCTCGGCTGCCGTGGCTGCCTCGGCGGTCGTGCTGACGCTGGGCTCCCCCGCCGCGCTGGCCCCACCGGTCCTTGCCCAGCCGGCACCCACCCCCACTCCGTCGCCCAGCTACACCACGCCGGCCCCGCCCGACCCGTTGATCACGCCGACCGCGCTGCCGATCGCCCCGGACGCCCCCACCGTCCGGACGAACGTGGCGTGCGTGCAGGCCGCCCCGGGCACGGCCGGGTCGACCATCGCCGCGGTGCCGTGGGGCCAGAGCCAGCTGCGCTTCGAGGACGCGTGGGCCCTGAGCACCGGCGCGGGCGTGCCGGTGGCCGTGATCGACACCGGGGTGAACGCCCACCCCCGGCTGGCCGGCCGGCTGGCCCCGGGCGGCGACTACGTCTCCGACAGCCAAGGTCTCACCGACTGCGACGGCCACGGCACGATCGTCGCGGGGATCATCGCGGCATCGGTGGACACCACCGAGCAGACCGGTTTCGCCGGGGTGGCACCGGGCGCCACGATCATCAGCATCCGCCAGTCGAGCAAGTACTACGAGACGGTGGGCCAGCAGGGCTCGGGCACCGTCGGCTACGGCAACCTCAACACCCTGGCCCGCTCGGTGACGCGAGCGGTGGAGCTGGGCGCACGGGTCATCAACATCTCCGAGGCGGCCTGCGCCCCGGCGAACGTGCGCCTGCAGGACAGTGCCCTCGGGGCGGCCCTGCGCCAGGCCGCCGACCGCGACGTGGTGGTGGTCGCCGCGGCCGGCAACACCGGTGCCGGCTCGGCGGGGGCCTGCCAGACGCAGAACTCCACGTCGCCCAGCCAGCCCGGGGTGGCCGGCCGGTCCGCGGTCGCCACCATCGTCAGCCCCGCCTGGTACAGCGACTCCGTGCTCACCGTGGGGGCCGTCGCCGAGGACGGCAGCCCGTCCGACTTCAGCCTGGCCGGGCCGTGGGTCGGGGTGGCTGGCCCGGGAGAGGACATCACCTCGCTGGACCCCGCCCCCGGCGCCACCGGGCTGACCAACCGGCTCGCCGAGCCCCCGGGCCTGAAGCTGGCCCCCATCCAGGGGACCAGCTTCGCAGTGCCCTACGTCGCCGGCACGGCAGCACTGGTGCGGGCCCGGTTTCCCAACCTCTCCGCCAAGCAGGTCGTGGCCCGGATCAAGGCCACCGCACGCACCCCCTCCGGCGGCTGGACGCCCCAGGTCGGCCACGGCGTGGTGGACCCGGTGGCCGCAGTCGCCGACGTGCTGCCCGAGGAGGTCTCGGCCCAGTCCGCCAGCACCAGCACCACCCAGCTCAGCGCGCCGCCGCCGGCGCCGGCGCCCGACCACACGGCCCGGACGGTGGCCTTCGTGGGCTCGGCCACCGCACTGGCCCTGGTGCTCATCACCTTCGCGGTGCTCGACGCCGTGCGCCGGCACCGCCGCAACCAGCAGCCCGACTAGTCGCCGGGCAGCGGCACCGCGGACGGGCTGGGGTCGCCCGCCAGCCCGTCGTGGGCGAGCAGCGCGGCCTGCTGGCTCAGCTCGGGGCCGATGGGCAGCAGCGCCAGCACCTGCTTGGGCGCGAGGTCGACCCGGCTGCCCAGCCCCAGCACCTGTGCGGTCTCGACGTTGGGGATGCCGTAGCGCACCCCGGTGTCGCTGACCAGGAACAGCTCGCCGACGTCGGTGCCGGGGCTCACCGCCCGCACCAGCGCCCCCTGGCCCGGGCGCAGGTACACCGAGTCCAGCTGCGGGCCCGGTCCGTCGGCCTGGGCCAGCGGCACCACCTGGGCCCCGGTGGGCACGGGCAGGCTGTCGCCGACGCGCACCGTGGGCTTGAGCGTGTGCGGCGCTGCTCCCGCGGCGGCCGGCTGCGGCTCGGTGCCCGTGCCGTCCCAGGACATGCAGGCCACCGGGGCGGTGTCGGCCTGCACCAGGGCGGGCATCCGGCTCGGCAGGTCGTCCACGGCCAACGTGGTCTGCGCGGTGGGCGGCACCCCCATCGCCGATGAGGAGACGGTGACCGGGTCCCCGGAGCTGGCGTACTGCAGCAACCGCGCCACCACGGGCGACACCGACTGCACCCCGTCGGCGAGGACCACGTACGACTGCTGGTCGGCTCCGCTGCTGACCTGCAGCACGGTGCCCACCACCGCGCTCGCCGGCAGCGCGTCCACCCCGGCGAAGCTGGGCCGCACCCCGGCGCCGGGCACCGTGGGCGGGCTGAGCTGCCCCACTGCGGGAATCGCGTTGAGCACGGCGGCGCTCATCGGCCGGGCGGTGGCGCCGTCGAGCTCCAGCGCCCGGGTCACCCGCTTGTCGGCCAGGTCGATGCGGGCCCGCCGCCCGTCCTGCACCAGGTAGGTGGCGCCCTCGACGAAGCCGGGCTCGGGCGGGCCCTGCACCAGCAGCGCGCCGTCGGCGGGCACCGGTGGCGCGGTGACGCTGCCGGCGATGACCGTGGTGGTCGTGGTGGCGCTGGCCTGCTGGCTGGCGGACCGCGCGGTGGCGTCGGTGCTCAGGGTGTCGCAGACCGTCCAGGTGGCCTCCGGGCGGGCGTCCTCCCCCGGCAGCAGGGCGGGCGCCCCGGGGATGCCCAGCAGCGGCCCGCGCGGCAGGTCTGCCAGCGCGGCGGCGGACACCTCGCTGGGAGCGACGGCCTGGCCGACCACCAGCCGCGCCGAGGCCAGGTTCAGCACCGGGTGCAGCACACCCTCGAGCCGGACGTAGGTGGCAGCAGAGTCCTTGACCGTGACGATCGCCTGGTCACCCAGCCCACCGGCGGGACGGAACAGCGCGAAGAGGGCGAAGCCGGCCAGGCCGATGATGGCCAGCACCAGCCCGACCACCGTGGCCCGCACCTGGGTGCGCATCGGGTCGTGCAGCATCACCGCGTCCTTGCGGACCAGCGCGTGCTCCATCCGCCGCAGGATGAAGCGATAGGCCTGCACCTGCGACTTCGTCGTCGGTGTTGCCGCCATCGACCCTCCCCAGCCCCTCGGCGTTGTACGGTTGCCGACGATAACCCGGCGGCAGAACGCTGTTGTGCCCGTTGCGCACTACTGGCCCAAGCGGTTCCGCCAGAGTAGTGGGCACCTGGCCGTCGGCGGCGACCACGAGGCGGGAAGGGCCGAGCACATGAGCGCTACCCGCGGTGACGCTGCCGAGGGCGCTCCGGCACGCCACCGGAGCCGGCGCGCCGACGCCGGGCTCCGGCGCGCGCCGGTGGGCACCACGGTGGCCGGCCTCCCGCTGACCAACCTCGTGGTGGCAGAGGTGGGCGCCGCGGCGACGCTGCTGGTGCTGGCGCTGTCCACCCGGCTGTGGCCGCTGGCGGCGCTGCTCGGCGTGGTCGCGCTCGCGCTGGCCGCCACCCGCCGACACGGCCGGTGGCTCACCCAGTGGGTGGTCATCCTGGTGCGCTTCGTGCTGCGCGGCCGCAGCCGCGCTGTCGAGCCGGCGGCGACGGACCCGAGCGTGACCGGCTCGCGCACCGACGCCGGTGCCCTGGCCGGTGCCGCCGACCCGCGGGTGGCCCTGCTGCGGCTGCTCGTGGACGACCTGGTGGTGGCCAGCGGCACCGACCACGAGCAGCAGCCGATCGGACTCGCCTGGCACGACGGCACCTGGACGGCGACGGTGGCCATCGACCCGGTGCCCGCCATGGTCTCCGCGGTGGGCGCGCACACTGACATCCCCCTGCGCGGGCTGGCCGCAACCCTCGACGACCGCGGGGTGGTGCTGGACTCCATCGGCGTCATCTGGCACTGCTACCCCGCGAGCTCGCGCCTGCCCGCCACCTCCGCCGCCGTGGCTGCCTACAACGAGGTGCTCGGCCCGCTGCCCGCGGTGGCTCAGCGCGCCACCTGGGTGACGGTGCGGCTGGACCCGCGGCGCTGCCCCTCGGCGGTGCAGATCCGCGGGGGCGGCGTGGCCGGGGCGCACCGGGCGCTGGTGGGCGCGGTGGCCCGGGTGCGCGGGGCGCTGGAGCAGGCGGGGCTCACCAGCCGGGTGCTCACCCGCGACGAGCTGCTGCGGGCGGCGGTGTCCGCCGCCGAGCTCGCTCCCGCCGCGGGGTCCAGCCAGGAGCTCCAGCTGCGCGAGCACTGGCGCGGCGTGCGCACCGGCGACGTCGAGCACGCCAGCTTCACCATCGACGGGTGGCCCGCCGACGGCGCCAGCCTGGAGGCGCTCACCAGCGTGCGGGCGCTGTCCACCACCGTCGCGCTGGCCCTGCGCCCCGGTCCGGACGAGGACAGCGTCGGGGTGCGCGGGGTGGTGCGGGTGTCGGCCCGCAGCAGCGGCGAGCTGGCCGGCTCCCTCGAGCGCCTGCGGACGCTCAGCGCGACCACCGGGGTGGCGCTGAGCCCGCTGGACGGGCAGCAGGCCGCCGCAGTGGCGGCCACCCTGCCGGTGGGAGCGGGCGCATGAGCACCCACGGTGCAGAGCGGACGGGCCGGCGTGGCCAACCCGCAGCCGCGGGCATCGGCACCGAGTTCGTGCTCTCCCCCGA is from Rhodococcus sp. X156 and encodes:
- the eccD gene encoding type VII secretion integral membrane protein EccD; translated protein: MTAVAPAPGSTVSPTPPGAPAATGAAYTRTTVLAPRTRIDVALPSDVAVADLLPMLLDMGRATTADGGAPHGGWCLARVAQGPLDATRTLAAQGVLDGELLQLRKRSESPPPPLYDDVIDAVALSAPDGYRPWTAQTARALGAGTTLLALLAATVALYLAGPGTGEAIAAAGAAAVLVAVAAVVARVYRDRRSAVVIGVGALPLGALAGLFAVPGELGRPHLLLACVVAAVLATAALALTATGVTPFVAVVVAGLLGAGASVVAVLVAHPQWGIGAGMAAAALVGLSVAPRLTIHLARLPLPSVPISAQELNQDDDTEFPDGASIERQAALGHQYLSGLVIGLGVTAGAGALLAAEQGRFGVAFAIVVAAVLMLRARTYANGTQAVSLLLAGTATSAGLVVGWLCTGEQRTLGTWVFATCLLLAAAALVLGVVFPRQRFSPVLRRTVELVEAVLIAVVLPLALAVMDLYSTMRHL
- the eccE gene encoding type VII secretion protein EccE, producing MSATRGDAAEGAPARHRSRRADAGLRRAPVGTTVAGLPLTNLVVAEVGAAATLLVLALSTRLWPLAALLGVVALALAATRRHGRWLTQWVVILVRFVLRGRSRAVEPAATDPSVTGSRTDAGALAGAADPRVALLRLLVDDLVVASGTDHEQQPIGLAWHDGTWTATVAIDPVPAMVSAVGAHTDIPLRGLAATLDDRGVVLDSIGVIWHCYPASSRLPATSAAVAAYNEVLGPLPAVAQRATWVTVRLDPRRCPSAVQIRGGGVAGAHRALVGAVARVRGALEQAGLTSRVLTRDELLRAAVSAAELAPAAGSSQELQLREHWRGVRTGDVEHASFTIDGWPADGASLEALTSVRALSTTVALALRPGPDEDSVGVRGVVRVSARSSGELAGSLERLRTLSATTGVALSPLDGQQAAAVAATLPVGAGA
- the mycP gene encoding type VII secretion-associated serine protease mycosin is translated as MTRRARRCSAAVAASAVVLTLGSPAALAPPVLAQPAPTPTPSPSYTTPAPPDPLITPTALPIAPDAPTVRTNVACVQAAPGTAGSTIAAVPWGQSQLRFEDAWALSTGAGVPVAVIDTGVNAHPRLAGRLAPGGDYVSDSQGLTDCDGHGTIVAGIIAASVDTTEQTGFAGVAPGATIISIRQSSKYYETVGQQGSGTVGYGNLNTLARSVTRAVELGARVINISEAACAPANVRLQDSALGAALRQAADRDVVVVAAAGNTGAGSAGACQTQNSTSPSQPGVAGRSAVATIVSPAWYSDSVLTVGAVAEDGSPSDFSLAGPWVGVAGPGEDITSLDPAPGATGLTNRLAEPPGLKLAPIQGTSFAVPYVAGTAALVRARFPNLSAKQVVARIKATARTPSGGWTPQVGHGVVDPVAAVADVLPEEVSAQSASTSTTQLSAPPPAPAPDHTARTVAFVGSATALALVLITFAVLDAVRRHRRNQQPD
- the eccB gene encoding type VII secretion protein EccB — encoded protein: MAATPTTKSQVQAYRFILRRMEHALVRKDAVMLHDPMRTQVRATVVGLVLAIIGLAGFALFALFRPAGGLGDQAIVTVKDSAATYVRLEGVLHPVLNLASARLVVGQAVAPSEVSAAALADLPRGPLLGIPGAPALLPGEDARPEATWTVCDTLSTDATARSASQQASATTTTTVIAGSVTAPPVPADGALLVQGPPEPGFVEGATYLVQDGRRARIDLADKRVTRALELDGATARPMSAAVLNAIPAVGQLSPPTVPGAGVRPSFAGVDALPASAVVGTVLQVSSGADQQSYVVLADGVQSVSPVVARLLQYASSGDPVTVSSSAMGVPPTAQTTLAVDDLPSRMPALVQADTAPVACMSWDGTGTEPQPAAAGAAPHTLKPTVRVGDSLPVPTGAQVVPLAQADGPGPQLDSVYLRPGQGALVRAVSPGTDVGELFLVSDTGVRYGIPNVETAQVLGLGSRVDLAPKQVLALLPIGPELSQQAALLAHDGLAGDPSPSAVPLPGD